Proteins from a genomic interval of Papaver somniferum cultivar HN1 chromosome 4, ASM357369v1, whole genome shotgun sequence:
- the LOC113275594 gene encoding KH domain-containing protein At4g18375-like, giving the protein MGKNKGGRPGPFRKRPGPPGVQFERNGGGFKRSKRFDSGFEQDFAIPSGEEETVYRLLCPIRKIGSVIGKGGGIIKAMREETGAKIKVDEAIAGSDERVIIIFSPAAKKPRALDTTEERDNPENDVHVEKELEEMEPHCSAQDALLKVHQRIAEDDELYGGKEHDENNEDDVVMARLLVPSNQVGCLLGKGGHIIQKLRTDTGANIRILPTDHLPTCAMPTDELVQISGISAIAKRALYDISTMLHQNPRPPMNTGGVGFYPPGPPMGNMMPQGNPPWSQRNAGPHGPPPLPWDGGYGKEPSGFGRGGFSGMSSGNNGIASDEFSMKILCSSDKIGGVIGKGGTNVKQVQQETGASIHVLDTSPDADERVILVSSIEAAWDPRSPTIEAILHLQSKTNEMSEKGNFTTRLLVPSSKVGCLLGQGGHIITDMRRRSRADIRIISKDGKPNCASPDEELVQISGNMNVARDALSEIASRLRARSLEGTRASAEPVPPARPSNRFGPSESFFERGPPPSGRIGSGSSGGYGHAQVAAHEYDNYPVRPPATAGYPNISHSMEIKIPNAAVSAVLAAGGSNITNIGQMSGAKVKLNDQSGGSECVVEIQGSSEQMDAAQNLLQAYIASAIQSLSSHQHQVPHQQGGTPYQQAPVQASQQGGTYQQASQQGGPYQQASQQSAPYQQTSHPGGSYQRTSHPGGSYQQTSQQGGSYQQQTSQQGGSYQQSQGGHYQPVSQQAGHYQQASQLSPIQGHYQQAPQSNPNQGSYEQASQLSPIQVPYQQTSQQLSPIHGTYQPASQLSPIPGSYQQAPQQGSLQQVTYQQGPFKY; this is encoded by the exons ATGGGTAAGAATAAGGGGGGGAGGCCGGGTCCTTTCAGGAAACGACCTGGGCCTCCTGGCGTCCAATTTGAGAGAAATGGGGGTGGCTTCAAAAGAAGTAAAAGGTTTGATTCTGGTTTTGAACAAGATTTTGCAATTCCAAGTGGGGAGGAAGAGACAGTATATCGGCTTCTTTGTCCGATCAGAAAGATTGGTAGTGTTATAGGAAAGGGTGGAGGCATAATTAAGGCTATGAGAGAAGAGACAGGAGCGAAGATTAAGGTTGATGAAGCTATTGCTGGGTCTGATGAGagagtaattattatttttagccCTGCGGCAAAAAAACCTAGGGCCCTTGATACTACGGAGGAGCGAGATAATCCTGAGAATGATGTTCATGTTGAAAAAGAACTTGAGGAAATGGAGCCACATTGTTCAGCCCAAGATGCTCTATTGAAAGTTCATCAGAGGATTGCTGAAGACGATGAGCTATATGGTGGCAAGGAGCATGACGAAAATAATGAGGACGATGTTGTTATGGCGCGCCTTCTTGTTCCAAGCAATCAAGTAGGGTGTCTCTTAGGTAAAGGCGGGCATATAATTCAGAAGTTGAGAACTGATACTGGTGCAAATATTCGTATTCTCCCTACAGACCACCTTCCAACTTGTGCAATGCCTACTGATGAATTAGTGCAG ATATCTGGAATATCAGCTATAGCAAAGAGGGCTCTTTACGACATTTCAACTATGCTGCACCAGAATCCGCGCCCGCCAATGAATACTGGTGGGGTCGGTTTTTACCCCCCTGGTCCTCCCATGGGAAATATGATGCCACAAGGGAACCCACCATGGTCTCAACGGAATGCTGGGCCACATGGTCCTCCACCGCTGCCTTGGGATGGGGGATATGGGAAGGAACCATCTGGGTTTGGACGAGGTGGTTTCAGTGGCATGTCCTCAGGAAATAATGGAATAGCGTCAGATGAGTTTTCCATGAAAATTTTGTGCTCGTCTGATAAAATTGGTGGGGTTATTGGCAAGGGAGGCACTAATGTAAAGCAGGTCCAACAAGAAACAGGGGCTAGCATTCATGTATTAGATACATCACCAGATGCAGATGAACGTGTGATTCTTGTCTCATCAATAGAA GCTGCGTGGGACCCAAGATCACCAACTATTGAAgctattcttcatcttcaaagtAAGACGAACGAAATGTCTGAGAAAGGTAATTTTACGACGAGACTTCTTGTTCCATCAAGCAAGGTCGGATGCCTCCTTGGGCAAGGAGGTCATATAATTACTGACATGAGAAGGCGAAGCAGAGCGGATATACGTATCATCTCCAAGGATGGGAAGCCTAATTGTGCATCTCCAGATGAAGAGCTTGTACAG ATATCTGGAAATATGAATGTTGCTAGAGATGCATTGTCGGAAATTGCATCAAGACTTAGAGCTAGAAGTCTTGAAGGTACACGTGCATCTGCTGAACCTGTTCCTCCTGCAAGGCCTTCCAACAGATTTGGTCCTTCAGAGAGCTTCTTTGAAAGAGGACCACCACCATCTGGCAGGATAGGATCTGGAAGTTCTGGTGGATATGGACATGCTCAG GTCGCTGCACACGAATATGACAATTATCCAGTCCGTCCGCCTGCTACAGCTGG ATACCCAAACATAAGCCACTCTATGGAGATCAAGATTCCAAATGCTGCAGTTAGTGCTGTCCTTGCTGCTGGGGGAAGCAACATTACTAATATTGGCCAG ATGTCAGGAGCTAAAGTGAAGTTGAATGACCAGTCgggtggttcggaatgtgttgttGAGATCCAGGGGTCTTCCGAGCAAATGGATGCAGCACAAAATCTTCTTCAAGCCTACATTGCATCTGCCATACAAAGCCTCAGTTCTCACCAGCATCAAGTCCCTCATCAACAAGGTGGCACCCCTTATCAACAAGCCCCTGTACAAGCCTCCCAGCAAGGTGGTACTTACCAACAAGCTTCTCAGCAAGGCGGGCCTTATCAGCAAGCCTCTCAACAAAGTGCGCCTTACCAGCAAACGTCGCACCCAGGCGGGTCTTACCAGCGAACGTCGCACCCAGGCGGGTCTTACCAGCAAACGTCACAGCAAGGCGGGTCTTACCAACAACAAACCTCACAGCAAGGCGGGTCTTACCAGCAATCGCAAGGTGGGCATTACCAACCAGTTTCACAGCAAGCCGGGCATTACCAACAAGCCTCACAGCTAAGCCCTATACAAGGTCACTACCAACAAGCGCCACAATCAAACCCTAATCAAGGCTCTTACGAGCAAGCCTCGCAGTTAAGCCCGATTCAAGTCCCATACCAACAAACCTCTCAACAGCTGAGCCCTATTCATGGCACTTATCAACCAGCCTCACAACTAAGCCCTATACCGGGCTCTTACCAACAAGCTCCTCAGCAAGGTTCTTTGCAACAAGTGACTTACCAGCAAGGCCCTTTCAAATACTAA